CAGCCATCTTCATGCGGACTTCGCCTTCGGTGACGGCGACACCGGAACCCTTCAGGTCTTCGAAGACCTTGCGGAAGACATCTTCTTCGCCCGGCAGTTCCAGGTCCGACTTCACCACCGCCTTGGCGTAGTCGTCGGAGTGGGGCGGTTGCAGGCCCATCAGGGCGCCGGCCCAGTGACCCAGCGCCCGGTTACGGCGCGCGGCTGCCTTGAATTCCTGTTCCTGATCGAGGGCGAATTTCTTCTCGAAGCCGCGCTCTCGATCGTCATAGGTCGTCATGGTGTGCTCAAGATGTTCCGTTAACGCGGCTGACATAGCCCGCTCAGTCCCGAGCCGCAATGGGAAGAGGCGCCCTGCGCAAG
This is a stretch of genomic DNA from Phenylobacterium immobile (ATCC 35973). It encodes these proteins:
- a CDS encoding DUF1476 domain-containing protein is translated as MTTYDDRERGFEKKFALDQEQEFKAAARRNRALGHWAGALMGLQPPHSDDYAKAVVKSDLELPGEEDVFRKVFEDLKGSGVAVTEGEVRMKMAELLAQARESVRAGE